In Carya illinoinensis cultivar Pawnee chromosome 7, C.illinoinensisPawnee_v1, whole genome shotgun sequence, the following are encoded in one genomic region:
- the LOC122316714 gene encoding putative calcium-transporting ATPase 13, plasma membrane-type isoform X1: MQWLAYNFATGYYYSPKLLIIPNFPKTLSVSLLSSIFVSAMRLRRPAGIATCDQEADWSISKTHKRRWRLAFTVIYFTRALTSISKKLVLDKKGPVLRSLSYVAIEVQPPIDEAISSVDQPAIFLNVDPNTFAEMVRDKNFVSLSQFGGVNEIALILRTDLKDGVNGSEAGLNERKNVFGVNKFQKPPAKRFFSFLLEAFKDKIILILVACAVLSLAFGIKQHGWKDGWYDGGSIIVAVFLVVIVSAVTNFRQSRQFQKLSEKSSDIRVEVVRDGRRGPISIFEVVVGDIVYLKIGDQIPADGLFLEGHSLKVDESSMTGESDHIEINERTPFMLSGTKVTDGFGFMLVTSVGMNTAWGQMMSSINRDLNEETPLQARLNKLSSYIGKVGLSVAALVLLVLLIRYFTGNTKDDMGKREFNGSQTDSGDIMNSVVGIVAAAVTIIVVAIPEGLPLAVTLTLAYSMKRMMADHAMVRKLSACETMGSATIICTDKTGTLTLNEMKVTEVWLGKEVNDDTSLDMAGNVHKLLQQAVALNTTGAVYKAHSSSVLEISGSPTEKAILSWAMLDLGMNMEEVKQNYETIRVEAFNSVKKRSGVLVKRKSDKTLHTHWKGAAEMILALCSTFYDTAGMLKALGEEERLQFEIIIKNMAAKSLRCIAFAHKERVDEGGLVPQNLEENGLTFLGLVGLKDPCRPGVKVAVESCKAAGVHIKMITGDNVHTARAIAIECGILHPDENLDNEVVIEGVQFRNYSPEERMEKINRIHVMARSSPFDKLLMVQCLKRKGHVVAVTGDGTNDAPALKEADIGLSMGIQGTEVAKESSDIVILDDNFTSVVTVLRWGRCVYNNIQKFLQFQLTVNAAALVINFVAALSSGKVPLTAVQLLWVNLIMDTLAALALATDKPTNDLMGKPPVGRSEPLITLIMWRNLIAQALYQVIILLVLQFKGRSIFGVDEKVKSTLIFNTFVLCQVFNEFNSRKLEKKNIFLGLLNNKLFLAIIGITIVLQLVMVEFLRRFASTERLDWGQWGACIGIAALSWPIGWLIKCIPVSGKQLAYHSTASTS; encoded by the exons ATGCAATGGTTAGCATATAACTTCGCTACTGGCTATTACTATTCCCCAAAACTTCTGATAATTCCCAATTTCCCCAAAACCCTCTCTGTTTCACTCTTATCGTCCATTTTCGTTTCCGCCATGAGGTTGCGAAGGCCTGCGGGGATAGCTACCTGTGATCAAGAAGCGGATTGGTCTATCTCTAAGACCCACAAAAGAAGGTGGCGGTTGGCTTTCACGGTCATCTACTTTACAAGGGCTCTTACTTCTATTTCCAAGAAATTAGTTCTTGACAAGAAGGGCCCTGTTCTGCGCTCCCTCTCTTACGTTGCCATCGAGGTGCAACCGCCCATCGACGAGGCTATTTCCTCGGTCGACCAGCCCGCTATATTTCTCAATGTTGATCCAAATACGTTTGCTGAGATGGTAAGGGACAAAAACTTTGtatctttgagtcaatttgGAGGGGTTAACGAAATTGCCTTAATTCTTCGAACTGATTTAAAAGATGGTGTTAATGGTAGCGAGGCAGGTCTTAATGAAAGAAAGAATGTTTTTGGTGTTAATAAATTTCAAAAGCCACCAGCAAAACGATTTTTTAGCTTTTTGCTAGAGgcatttaaagataaaataattcttaTACTTGTCGCGTGTGCTGTACTCTCGCTTGCTTTCGGTATCAAACAACATGGCTGGAAAGATGGATGGTACGATGGTGGAAGTATTATTGTTGCAGTCTTTTTGGTTGTCATTGTTTCCGCGGTGACCAATTTTCGACAATCAAGGCAATTTCAGAAGCTTTCAGAAAAGAGTAGCGATATAAGAGTGGAAGTTGTGCGAGACGGGAGGCGCGGACCAATATCGATCTTTGAAGTTGTTGTGGGTGATATTGTGTATTTGAAGATTGGTGATCAGATTCCCGCAGATGGGTTGTTCTTGGAAGGGCATTCCTTGAAGGTGGACGAGTCAAGCATGACCGGTGAAAGCGACCACATTGAGATCAATGAAAGGACTCCTTTTATGTTGTCAGGCACGAAGGTGACTGATGGCTTTGGTTTCATGCTGGTCACTTCAGTCGGCATGAACACTGCATGGGGCCAGATGATGAGTTCGATAAACCGCGATTTGAATGAGGAGACACCGTTGCAAGCTCGCCTCAACAAGCTGTCTTCATATATTGGAAAGGTTGGATTGTCGGTGGCTGCACTTGTTCTTTTAGTTCTACTAATCCGATACTTCACAGGAAATACGAAAGATGACATGGGAAAAAGGGAATTCAATGGCAGCCAGACAGACTCTGGGGACATTATGAATTCAGTTGTGGGAATTGTTGCTGCTGCTGTCACTATCATCGTAGTGGCTATTCCCGAAGGCTTGCCTTTGGCTGTCACTCTAACGCTGGCTTATTCAATGAAACGCATGATGGCTGATCATGCCATGGTCCGGAAACTATCTGCTTGTGAGACAATGGGGTCGGCCACAATCATTTGCACCGACAAAACGGGAACCCTTACTTTAAACGAAATGAAAGTAACCGAGGTTTGGCTTGGGAAAGAAGTGAACGATGATACATCTTTGGATATGGCAGGTAACGTTCACAAATTACTCCAACAAGCAGTTGCTTTAAACACAACTGGTGCAGTTTACAAAGCACATTCTTCATCAGTTCTTGAAATTTCTGGTAGCCCAACTGAGAAAGCAATACTTTCATGGGCAATGTTAGATTTGGGGATGAATATGGAAGAAGTTAAGCAGAACTACGAGACAATCCGTGTTGAGGCATTTAATTCAGTGAAAAAGAGAAGCGGAGTTTTGGTGAAGAGGAAGAGCGATAAGACTCTTCATACTCACTGGAAAGGAGCTGCTGAGATGATACTGGCCTTGTGTTCAACCTTCTATGACACTGCCGGGATGCTGAAAGCCCTGGGTGAAGAAGAAAGACTacagtttgagattattattaaaaacatGGCCGCCAAAAGCCTCCGATGCATTGCCTTTGCCCACAAAGAAAGGGTAGATGAAGGTGGACTGGTTCCTCagaatcttgaagaaaatggaCTCACATTCTTAGGGTTGGTTGGCTTGAAGGATCCATGTCGGCCAGGAGTCAAAGTAGCTGTGGAATCTTGCAAAGCCGCTGGAGTTCATATCAAAATGATCACCGGTGACAATGTGCACACAGCAAGGGCTATAGCTATTGAATGTGGTATTCTTCATCCAGATGAGAATCTTGACAATGAAGTTGTAATTGAAGGAGTACAATTTAGAAATTACTCACCCGAGGAGAGAATGGAAAAGATCAATAGAATCCATGTAATGGCCAGGTCGTC ccctTTCGACAAGCTTTTGATGGTACAATGCTTAAAGCGAAAAGGCCATGTGGTTGCAGTTACAGGTGATGGAACAAATGATGCGCCAGCTTTAAAGGAAGCAGACATTGGACTTTCCATGGGAATCCAAGGAACTGAGGTTGCAAAAGAAAGCTCAGATATAGTGATCCTGGACGATAACTTCACCTCTGTGGTGACAGTGTTGAGGTGGGGAAGGTGTGTATACAACAACATTCAAAAGTTCCTTCAGTTTCAACTCACGGTGAACGCTGCCGCCCTTGTCATCAACTTTGTTGCAGCTCTTTCATCCGGGAAGGTTCCTTTGACTGCTGTGCAGCTACTCTGGGTGAACCTGATAATGGATACCTTAGCAGCTTTAGCCTTGGCTACTGATAAACCCACCAACGATCTCATGGGAAAGCCACCTGTTGGCCGATCAGAACCACTTATAACCCTAATCATGTGGAGGAATCTCATTGCTCAAGCTTTGTATCAGGTAATTATCTTACTGGTTTTACAATTCAAAGGAAGATCCATCTTTGGTGTAGATGAAAAGGTCAAGAGCACCCTTATTTTCAATACTTTTGTCCTCTGCCAAGTCTTCAACGAATTCAATTCAAGGAAACTAGAGAAGAAGAATATATTCCTGGGTCTACTCAATAACAAATTGTTCTTGGCAATTATTGGAATTACAATAGTTCTTCAACTTGTGATGGTGGAGTTTCTGAGGAGGTTTGCCAGTACTGAGAGACTGGATTGGGGGCAGTGGGGTGCTTGCATTGGAATCGCTGCTTTGTCATGGCCGATTGGTTGGCTAATCAAGTGCATTCCAGTTTCAGGCAAGCAGTTAGCATACCACAGTACTGCTTCTACGTCCTGA
- the LOC122316714 gene encoding putative calcium-transporting ATPase 13, plasma membrane-type isoform X2 → MQWLAYNFATGYYYSPKLLIIPNFPKTLSVSLLSSIFVSAMRLRRPAGIATCDQEADWSISKTHKRRWRLAFTVIYFTRALTSISKKLVLDKKGPVLRSLSYVAIEVQPPIDEAISSVDQPAIFLNVDPNTFAEMVRDKNFVSLSQFGGVNEIALILRTDLKDGVNGSEAGLNERKNVFGVNKFQKPPAKRFFSFLLEAFKDKIILILVACAVLSLAFGIKQHGWKDGWYDGGSIIVAVFLVVIVSAVTNFRQSRQFQKLSEKSSDIRVEVVRDGRRGPISIFEVVVGDIVYLKIGDQIPADGLFLEGHSLKVDESSMTGESDHIEINERTPFMLSGTKVTDGFGFMLVTSVGMNTAWGQMMSSINRDLNEETPLQARLNKLSSYIGKVGLSVAALVLLVLLIRYFTGNTKDDMGKREFNGSQTDSGDIMNSVVGIVAAAVTIIVVAIPEGLPLAVTLTLAYSMKRMMADHAMVRKLSACETMGSATIICTDKTGTLTLNEMKVTEVWLGKEVNDDTSLDMAGNVHKLLQQAVALNTTGAVYKAHSSSVLEISGSPTEKAILSWAMLDLGMNMEEVKQNYETIRVEAFNSVKKRSGVLVKRKSDKTLHTHWKGAAEMILALCSTFYDTAGMLKALGEEERLQFEIIIKNMAAKSLRCIAFAHKERVDEGGLVPQNLEENGLTFLGLVGLKDPCRPGVKVAVESCKAAGVHIKMITGDNVHTARAIAIECGILHPDENLDNEVVIEGVQFRNYSPEERMEKINRIHVMARSSPFDKLLMVQCLKRKGHVVAVTGDGTNDAPALKEADIGLSMGIQGTEVAKESSDIVILDDNFTSVVTVLRWGRCVYNNIQKFLQFQLTVNAAALVINFVAALSSGKVPLTAVQLLWVNLIMDTLAALALATDKPTNDLMGKPPVGRSEPLITLIMWRNLIAQALYQVIILLVLQFKGRSIFGVDEKVKSTLIFNTFVLCQVFNEFNSRKLEKKNIFLGLLNNKLFLAIIGITIVLQLVMVEFLRRFASTERLDWGQWGACIGIAALSWPIGWLIKCIPVSGKQLAYHSTASTS, encoded by the exons ATGCAATGGTTAGCATATAACTTCGCTACTGGCTATTACTATTCCCCAAAACTTCTGATAATTCCCAATTTCCCCAAAACCCTCTCTGTTTCACTCTTATCGTCCATTTTCGTTTCCGCCATGAGGTTGCGAAGGCCTGCGGGGATAGCTACCTGTGATCAAGAAGCGGATTGGTCTATCTCTAAGACCCACAAAAGAAGGTGGCGGTTGGCTTTCACGGTCATCTACTTTACAAGGGCTCTTACTTCTATTTCCAAGAAATTAGTTCTTGACAAGAAGGGCCCTGTTCTGCGCTCCCTCTCTTACGTTGCCATCGAGGTGCAACCGCCCATCGACGAGGCTATTTCCTCGGTCGACCAGCCCGCTATATTTCTCAATGTTGATCCAAATACGTTTGCTGAGATGGTAAGGGACAAAAACTTTGtatctttgagtcaatttgGAGGGGTTAACGAAATTGCCTTAATTCTTCGAACTGATTTAAAAGATGGTGTTAATGGTAGCGAGGCAGGTCTTAATGAAAGAAAGAATGTTTTTGGTGTTAATAAATTTCAAAAGCCACCAGCAAAACGATTTTTTAGCTTTTTGCTAGAGgcatttaaagataaaataattcttaTACTTGTCGCGTGTGCTGTACTCTCGCTTGCTTTCGGTATCAAACAACATGGCTGGAAAGATGGATGGTACGATGGTGGAAGTATTATTGTTGCAGTCTTTTTGGTTGTCATTGTTTCCGCGGTGACCAATTTTCGACAATCAAGGCAATTTCAGAAGCTTTCAGAAAAGAGTAGCGATATAAGAGTGGAAGTTGTGCGAGACGGGAGGCGCGGACCAATATCGATCTTTGAAGTTGTTGTGGGTGATATTGTGTATTTGAAGATTGGTGATCAGATTCCCGCAGATGGGTTGTTCTTGGAAGGGCATTCCTTGAAGGTGGACGAGTCAAGCATGACCGGTGAAAGCGACCACATTGAGATCAATGAAAGGACTCCTTTTATGTTGTCAGGCACGAAGGTGACTGATGGCTTTGGTTTCATGCTGGTCACTTCAGTCGGCATGAACACTGCATGGGGCCAGATGATGAGTTCGATAAACCGCGATTTGAATGAGGAGACACCGTTGCAAGCTCGCCTCAACAAGCTGTCTTCATATATTGGAAAGGTTGGATTGTCGGTGGCTGCACTTGTTCTTTTAGTTCTACTAATCCGATACTTCACAGGAAATACGAAAGATGACATGGGAAAAAGGGAATTCAATGGCAGCCAGACAGACTCTGGGGACATTATGAATTCAGTTGTGGGAATTGTTGCTGCTGCTGTCACTATCATCGTAGTGGCTATTCCCGAAGGCTTGCCTTTGGCTGTCACTCTAACGCTGGCTTATTCAATGAAACGCATGATGGCTGATCATGCCATGGTCCGGAAACTATCTGCTTGTGAGACAATGGGGTCGGCCACAATCATTTGCACCGACAAAACGGGAACCCTTACTTTAAACGAAATGAAAGTAACCGAGGTTTGGCTTGGGAAAGAAGTGAACGATGATACATCTTTGGATATGGCAGGTAACGTTCACAAATTACTCCAACAAGCAGTTGCTTTAAACACAACTGGTGCAGTTTACAAAGCACATTCTTCATCAGTTCTTGAAATTTCTGGTAGCCCAACTGAGAAAGCAATACTTTCATGGGCAATGTTAGATTTGGGGATGAATATGGAAGAAGTTAAGCAGAACTACGAGACAATCCGTGTTGAGGCATTTAATTCAGTGAAAAAGAGAAGCGGAGTTTTGGTGAAGAGGAAGAGCGATAAGACTCTTCATACTCACTGGAAAGGAGCTGCTGAGATGATACTGGCCTTGTGTTCAACCTTCTATGACACTGCCGGGATGCTGAAAGCCCTGGGTGAAGAAGAAAGACTacagtttgagattattattaaaaacatGGCCGCCAAAAGCCTCCGATGCATTGCCTTTGCCCACAAAGAAAGGGTAGATGAAGGTGGACTGGTTCCTCagaatcttgaagaaaatggaCTCACATTCTTAGGGTTGGTTGGCTTGAAGGATCCATGTCGGCCAGGAGTCAAAGTAGCTGTGGAATCTTGCAAAGCCGCTGGAGTTCATATCAAAATGATCACCGGTGACAATGTGCACACAGCAAGGGCTATAGCTATTGAATGTGGTATTCTTCATCCAGATGAGAATCTTGACAATGAAGTTGTAATTGAAGGAGTACAATTTAGAAATTACTCACCCGAGGAGAGAATGGAAAAGATCAATAGAATCCATGTAATGGCCAGGTCGTCccc tTTCGACAAGCTTTTGATGGTACAATGCTTAAAGCGAAAAGGCCATGTGGTTGCAGTTACAGGTGATGGAACAAATGATGCGCCAGCTTTAAAGGAAGCAGACATTGGACTTTCCATGGGAATCCAAGGAACTGAGGTTGCAAAAGAAAGCTCAGATATAGTGATCCTGGACGATAACTTCACCTCTGTGGTGACAGTGTTGAGGTGGGGAAGGTGTGTATACAACAACATTCAAAAGTTCCTTCAGTTTCAACTCACGGTGAACGCTGCCGCCCTTGTCATCAACTTTGTTGCAGCTCTTTCATCCGGGAAGGTTCCTTTGACTGCTGTGCAGCTACTCTGGGTGAACCTGATAATGGATACCTTAGCAGCTTTAGCCTTGGCTACTGATAAACCCACCAACGATCTCATGGGAAAGCCACCTGTTGGCCGATCAGAACCACTTATAACCCTAATCATGTGGAGGAATCTCATTGCTCAAGCTTTGTATCAGGTAATTATCTTACTGGTTTTACAATTCAAAGGAAGATCCATCTTTGGTGTAGATGAAAAGGTCAAGAGCACCCTTATTTTCAATACTTTTGTCCTCTGCCAAGTCTTCAACGAATTCAATTCAAGGAAACTAGAGAAGAAGAATATATTCCTGGGTCTACTCAATAACAAATTGTTCTTGGCAATTATTGGAATTACAATAGTTCTTCAACTTGTGATGGTGGAGTTTCTGAGGAGGTTTGCCAGTACTGAGAGACTGGATTGGGGGCAGTGGGGTGCTTGCATTGGAATCGCTGCTTTGTCATGGCCGATTGGTTGGCTAATCAAGTGCATTCCAGTTTCAGGCAAGCAGTTAGCATACCACAGTACTGCTTCTACGTCCTGA